The Microcaecilia unicolor chromosome 13, aMicUni1.1, whole genome shotgun sequence genome has a window encoding:
- the LOC115482426 gene encoding uncharacterized protein LOC115482426, whose amino-acid sequence MEVGAWLAAVALLVILGTAAPQNACSTQKGQDGYAGVPGRDGRPGQKGDRGDTGLPGRRTGVQGTKGDPGDPGPLGEPGMLGYKGPVGPLGPPGEPGQKGQKGTVADISNQNRPAFSAMIDPAAIVKIDNNVLLFSKIITNEESSYYPNSGKFRCRVPGYYYFTFHVISNGNLCLYIVKEHKGNAEKLVAFCDFNMQSHPQVNSGGTVLKLEASNMVWIETNANNNLYDRSDANSVFSGFLLFPEKAYISEYVRPYCCSMLAQLAVSSWVPSVVTHCTMCHCGAAHRLPCHKLPLSKEPRTSAAGLRIKMGRSLTMFLGLVLLLLNLVTWVRSDTFGIPGLPGVPGMPGRDGRDGLKGPKGERGAPATPGTSGAKGEKGERGVPGPRGKNGPMGPPGLAGQKGTPGPKGEPGEPGSHKHRYQSAFTVTRLTAEYPAKNSPVIFTREISNINNHYDKTTGKFTCHISGLYYFVYHTSLTYNLCVILYVDGEKKATFCDHRSNEQQVSSGGVLLRLVEGQQVWLAVNEFNGMVGKENADSVFSGFLLFPD is encoded by the exons ATGGAGGTCGGAGCCTGGTTGGCTGCTGTTGCCCTGCTAGTGATTCTGGGCACCGCTGCCCCTCAAAATGCGTGCTCTACCCAGAAAGGTCAAGATGGGTACGCTGGAGTCCCAGGTCGCGACGGGAGACCAGGACAGAAAGGTGACAGAGGAGATACAG GTTTGCCTGGTAGAAGGACAGGAGTGCAGGGCACGAAGGGTGACCCTGGGGACCCTGGACCCTTAGGTGAACCAGGTATGCTTGGCTACAAGGGACCTGTTGGCCCTCTAGGGCCCCCAGGAGAGCCAGGGCAAAAAGGACAGAAGGGGACCGTAGCGGATATCAGCAATCAGAACCGCCCTGCGTTCTCCGCCATGATTGATCCTGCTGCCATAGTTAAGATCGACAATAACGTGCTTCTGTTCAGCAAAATCATCACCAACGAGGAATCCTCTTACTATCCTAACAGCGGCAAGTTCCGCTGTCGAGTGCCCGGATATTACTATTTCACCTTCCACGTCATCTCCAATGGTAACCTCTGCTTGTATATCGTGAAGGAGCACAAAGGGAACGCTGAGAAGCTCGTGGCTTTCTGCGACTTCAACATGCAGTCACATCCTCAGGTTAACTCTGGGGGCACTGTGCTGAAATTGGAGGCCAGCAACATGGTCTGGATAGAAACCAACGCCAACAACAATCTATACGACCGGTCCGATGCCAACAGCGTCTTCAGCGGCTTTCTGCTCTTCCCCGAGAAGGCTTA TATCTCAGAATATGTCAGACCCTACTGCTGCTCCATGCTGGCTCAGCTTGCAGTCTCTTCCTGGGTTCCTTCTGTTGTCACACATTGCACCA TGTGTCACTGTGGAGCTGCTCATCGCCTGCCCTGCCACAAGCTTCCCCTGAGCAAAGAGCCGAGGACCAGCGCAGCAGGATTGAG GATAAAGATGGGAAGAAGCCTTACGATGTTCCTGGGCCTGGTTCTGCTTCTTCTGAATCTGGTGACCTGGGTGAGAAGTGACACCTTTGGGATCCCAGGGCTGCCGGGTGTTCCTGGGATGCCAGGCAGAGATGGTAGAGATGGCCTGAAAGGCCCTAAAGGTGAACGAG GTGCCCCGGCCACTCCTGGAACCAGTGGGGCAAAGggtgagaaaggagagagaggggtgccTGGTCCACGAGGAAAGAATGGTCCCATGGGGCCTCCTGGCCTTGCAGGGCAGAAAGGAACCCCTGGTCCTAAAGGAGAGCCTGGCGAGCCCGGAAGTCATAAACACCGATACCAATCAGCATTCACTGTGACCAGACTGACAGCAGAATACCCCGCCAAGAACTCCCCTGTCATATTCACCCGGGAGATCAGCAACATAAACAACCATTATGACAAGACCACGGGCAAGTTCACCTGCCACATCTCTGGTCTTTACTATTTTGTATACCATACCTCACTAACCTACAACCTCTGCGTCATCCTATACGTTGATGGTGAGAAGAAGGCCACCTTCTGTGACCATAGGTCCAATGAGCAACAGGTATCCTCAGGTGGGGTGCTGCTGCGCCTGGTTGAAGGCCAGCAGGTCTGGCTGGCCGTCAATGAGTTTAATGGGATGGTGGGCAAGGAAAACGCTGATAGTGTTTTCTCTGGGTTTCTTCTCTTCCCTGACTAG